One stretch of Longimicrobiaceae bacterium DNA includes these proteins:
- a CDS encoding pyridoxamine 5'-phosphate oxidase family protein codes for MSSSSKPVFRKLDREECEAILTRNHVGRIAYARGNQIDIEPVHYVYRDGWIYGRTSVGRKIEMTGYSWWPVAFEVDEVEGLFQWRSVVVHGGFYTIPATGVDWEVQEWQRSVELLRTLIPETFTEEDPVAFRDIVFRIAVQEISGREAVSPDESAS; via the coding sequence ATGAGCTCGAGTTCGAAGCCGGTCTTCCGCAAGCTCGACCGGGAGGAGTGTGAGGCGATCCTCACTCGCAATCACGTGGGCCGGATCGCCTACGCCCGCGGAAACCAGATCGACATCGAGCCGGTCCACTACGTCTACCGCGATGGCTGGATCTACGGGCGAACCTCGGTCGGGCGGAAGATCGAGATGACCGGATACTCGTGGTGGCCGGTCGCCTTCGAGGTCGATGAGGTGGAGGGGCTGTTCCAGTGGCGGAGCGTGGTCGTGCACGGAGGGTTCTACACGATCCCGGCCACGGGTGTCGATTGGGAGGTGCAGGAGTGGCAGCGCAGCGTGGAGCTGTTACGCACCCTCATCCCCGAGACCTTCACGGAGGAGGACCCGGTCGCCTTCCGCGACATCGTCTTCCGCATTGCGGTGCAGGAGATCAGCGGCCGGGAGGCGGTGAGCCCGGATGAGAGTGCGAGCTGA